The Streptomyces laurentii genome contains a region encoding:
- a CDS encoding L-ectoine synthase (Cupin domain; cl09118;~L-ectoine synthase [Streptomyces clavuligerus ATCC27064];~identified by MetaGeneAnnotator; putative), which produces MIVRSTNEFAPIQWGNGTSHRLLTEADGMGFTVCETVVRKGTSSALQYRRHLEACYCTGGSGEVVTASGERYKITEGTIYALNENDAHYLIASDDEDLRLVSVFSPALRGDEKHTLSADGFSQY; this is translated from the coding sequence ATGATCGTTCGCAGCACCAACGAGTTCGCCCCCATCCAGTGGGGCAACGGCACCAGCCACCGTCTGCTCACCGAGGCCGACGGCATGGGCTTCACCGTCTGCGAGACCGTCGTCCGCAAGGGCACGTCGAGCGCCCTGCAGTACCGCCGCCACCTTGAGGCCTGTTACTGCACCGGCGGTTCCGGCGAGGTCGTCACCGCCTCGGGCGAGCGCTACAAGATCACCGAGGGCACCATCTACGCCCTCAACGAGAACGACGCCCACTACCTCATCGCCTCCGACGACGAGGACCTGAGACTCGTCTCCGTCTTCAGCCCGGCCCTGCGCGGCGACGAGAAGCACACGCTGTCCGCCGACGGCTTCTCCCAGTACTGA
- a CDS encoding acyl-CoA dehydrogenase domain protein (identified by MetaGeneAnnotator; putative;~sequence version:1), with amino-acid sequence MIPAPRTAGTVPDPYVTLTDAWTEELNQDVEQWDAREEFPWEKWKIVQRSGLLGVPFEARYGGHGGTLTDTMRALRGFGHACRDAGLGFTASTQIVSVGVPLQAFGSEELKSRFLPAIISGELITAHAITEPDNGSDALNISTTATRDGDDYVIDGGKMFITNAPIADLFLLYVRTGKPGPFGLSVFLVERDTPGLTVGEPLSKMGLRTSPLSAVTFDKLRVPASRRIGQEGAGFLILDHVMKREILFSFSLTLGEMEHRLARVLAHAKSRRQFGAPIGAFQGVSHKIADMKIAVETARKWLTDTGAKVEAGQDAAIDIAATKTVVSEANKRTALDAVQIFGGQGYLTATGLERDIRNAVAGTIYSGTSEIQRNRIASLLGL; translated from the coding sequence ATGATCCCCGCACCGCGGACCGCCGGCACCGTACCGGACCCCTACGTAACCCTCACCGACGCCTGGACCGAGGAGCTCAACCAGGACGTCGAACAGTGGGACGCCCGCGAGGAGTTCCCCTGGGAGAAGTGGAAGATCGTCCAGCGCTCGGGCCTGCTCGGCGTCCCGTTCGAGGCGCGGTACGGCGGCCACGGCGGCACCCTGACCGACACGATGCGCGCCTTGCGGGGCTTCGGACACGCCTGCCGCGACGCCGGCCTCGGCTTCACCGCCTCCACGCAGATCGTCAGCGTCGGCGTGCCGCTTCAGGCGTTCGGCTCCGAGGAGCTGAAGTCCCGCTTCCTGCCCGCCATCATCAGCGGCGAGCTGATCACCGCGCACGCCATCACCGAGCCCGACAACGGCTCCGACGCCCTGAACATCTCCACCACCGCCACCCGCGACGGCGACGACTACGTCATCGACGGCGGCAAGATGTTCATCACCAACGCCCCCATCGCCGACCTCTTCCTGCTCTACGTCCGCACCGGCAAGCCCGGCCCGTTCGGCCTGAGCGTCTTCCTCGTCGAGCGCGACACCCCCGGTCTGACCGTCGGCGAACCGCTGTCCAAGATGGGGCTGCGTACCTCGCCCCTCAGCGCGGTCACCTTCGACAAACTGCGCGTGCCCGCCTCCCGCCGCATCGGCCAGGAGGGCGCCGGCTTCCTGATCCTCGACCACGTGATGAAGCGGGAGATCCTCTTCTCCTTCTCCCTGACGCTCGGCGAGATGGAGCACCGCCTCGCACGCGTCCTCGCCCACGCCAAGTCCCGCCGCCAGTTCGGCGCACCCATCGGCGCGTTCCAGGGCGTCTCGCACAAGATCGCGGACATGAAGATCGCCGTGGAGACCGCCCGCAAGTGGCTGACGGACACCGGGGCCAAGGTGGAGGCCGGCCAGGACGCCGCGATCGACATCGCCGCGACCAAGACCGTGGTCAGCGAGGCCAACAAGCGGACGGCCCTCGACGCCGTCCAGATCTTCGGCGGCCAGGGCTATCTCACGGCCACCGGTCTGGAACGCGACATCCGCAACGCCGTCGCCGGAACCATCTACTCCGGCACCAGCGAGATCCAGCGCAACCGCATCGCCTCTCTCCTGGGCCTGTGA
- a CDS encoding hypothetical protein (identified by MetaGeneAnnotator; putative;~sequence version:1) translates to MTSLADDIRGYIVTEFLDGEDSADLTTDYDLIDSGVVDSLGVVRVVSHLSRTYVIPIDDIPLNPDNFRSIAAMSAFVESATKTAA, encoded by the coding sequence ATGACCTCCCTGGCGGACGACATACGCGGCTACATCGTCACCGAGTTCCTCGACGGCGAGGACAGTGCCGACCTGACCACCGACTACGACCTCATCGACAGCGGCGTCGTCGACAGCCTGGGCGTGGTCCGCGTCGTGTCGCACCTGTCGCGGACCTACGTCATCCCGATCGACGACATCCCGCTGAACCCCGACAACTTCCGCAGCATCGCCGCCATGTCGGCCTTCGTCGAGAGCGCCACGAAGACCGCCGCCTGA
- a CDS encoding tyrocidine synthase (identified by MetaGeneAnnotator; putative;~sequence version:1), with product MLTTHARLRPDQVALIHGERRVTYRRLTSLAEELSDALKASGLDRRQPLCVPARKTPATIALLIGAFKAGYAVLAPSPELGASARAALAAQARCSALLTVDDEGALDIVPVAADPRAAEGFDAADPVTAPLMLTTSGSTGTPKIVPIPAEGFARFAGWAADRFRLTERDTLLSYAPLNFDLSLLDVWTALRLGARAVLVEAELSTDARHLQDLLARHEVTFVQGVPMLHRLLTQEGAVHPHVRTVIFTGDAMPEALLRRLGTAFPSAGFHNVFGCTETNDSFIHDADPAHAGERTPIGRPLPGTRALLLDADGGIVHGPGSGELLVTTPFQTRGYLQRSRNEGVFVPAPDGGSEVFYRTGDLVTRDLDGLFWLQGRTDFQVKVRGVRTNVQEVENVLAAHPDVAEAAVVAIPDTEAGYRLHAQVTRRPGTSLTSLRLRSHSAARLPRHAIPSSVHVGDSPLPRTTTGKPDRNLIKATRQKGNPA from the coding sequence GTGCTGACCACGCACGCCCGGCTCCGACCCGATCAGGTGGCCCTGATCCACGGCGAGCGGCGGGTGACCTACCGCCGGCTGACATCCCTCGCCGAAGAACTCTCCGACGCCCTGAAAGCGAGCGGGCTCGACCGCCGGCAGCCGCTGTGCGTACCGGCACGCAAGACACCCGCCACGATCGCCCTGCTCATCGGCGCTTTCAAGGCCGGTTACGCGGTCCTGGCGCCCTCGCCCGAACTGGGCGCCTCCGCCCGGGCGGCCCTCGCCGCGCAGGCCCGCTGTTCCGCCCTGCTCACCGTCGACGACGAAGGGGCGCTCGACATCGTCCCGGTCGCCGCCGACCCGCGGGCCGCCGAGGGCTTCGACGCCGCGGATCCCGTGACCGCGCCCCTGATGCTGACCACTTCGGGCTCCACCGGTACCCCGAAGATCGTGCCCATCCCGGCCGAGGGCTTCGCCCGCTTCGCCGGCTGGGCGGCCGACCGGTTCCGTCTCACCGAGCGGGACACCCTGCTCAGCTACGCCCCCCTGAACTTCGACCTGTCCCTGCTCGACGTGTGGACCGCGCTGCGCCTGGGTGCCCGCGCCGTCCTCGTCGAGGCGGAACTGAGCACCGACGCCCGGCATTTACAGGACCTGCTGGCCCGCCACGAGGTCACGTTCGTCCAAGGCGTGCCCATGCTGCACCGGCTGCTCACCCAGGAAGGAGCCGTCCACCCGCACGTCCGTACGGTGATCTTCACCGGGGACGCGATGCCGGAAGCGCTGCTGCGCCGGCTCGGCACGGCCTTCCCCTCCGCCGGCTTCCACAACGTCTTCGGCTGCACCGAGACCAACGACAGCTTCATCCACGACGCCGATCCCGCCCACGCCGGCGAACGGACCCCCATCGGCCGCCCGTTGCCCGGCACCCGGGCCCTGCTGCTCGACGCCGACGGCGGGATCGTCCATGGCCCCGGCAGCGGTGAACTCCTGGTGACGACACCGTTCCAGACGCGTGGATACCTGCAGCGCTCCCGCAACGAAGGCGTCTTCGTCCCCGCCCCCGACGGCGGGAGCGAGGTCTTCTACCGCACCGGCGACCTCGTCACCCGGGACCTGGACGGACTGTTCTGGCTGCAAGGCCGTACCGACTTCCAGGTCAAGGTCCGCGGCGTACGCACCAACGTCCAGGAAGTCGAGAACGTCCTGGCGGCCCACCCCGATGTGGCCGAGGCCGCCGTCGTGGCGATCCCCGACACCGAGGCCGGCTACCGGCTGCACGCGCAGGTGACCCGTCGGCCCGGTACGTCGCTGACCTCCCTGCGCCTGCGTTCGCACAGCGCGGCGCGGCTGCCCCGCCACGCCATTCCTTCCTCCGTGCACGTCGGCGACAGCCCGCTGCCGCGCACGACCACGGGGAAACCCGACCGCAACCTCATCAAGGCGACACGACAGAAGGGAAATCCCGCATGA
- a CDS encoding maleate cis-trans isomerase (identified by MetaGeneAnnotator; putative;~sequence version:1): MSGIRPQKDGWEARARIGVVVPHADVGPESEFQAIAPDDVFVHGSRVHFGAMRPGGEMDPKIPHDPVRAFVEAPHIDQAVELLAASPLDVIALGFTSSAYVLGADGEKELFDRLAAYTRGLPLTGTTVAAVAGFTALGARRIALVNPPWFDDELSALGADYFTKQGFEVVHHGPCGLPSNQKLITPEALAEWIRSTVAEHRPDAVLVAGNGIRAVGVIDALEQETGMAVLTANQVLFWHALHLAGAAEAARSVTGYGRLFAAEPSGGAA, encoded by the coding sequence ATGAGCGGCATCCGACCCCAAAAGGACGGCTGGGAGGCACGGGCCCGCATCGGCGTGGTCGTTCCGCACGCGGACGTCGGCCCCGAGTCGGAGTTCCAGGCCATCGCCCCCGACGACGTGTTCGTGCACGGTTCGCGCGTCCACTTCGGCGCGATGCGCCCGGGCGGCGAGATGGACCCGAAGATCCCCCATGACCCGGTCCGCGCCTTCGTGGAAGCCCCGCACATCGACCAGGCGGTCGAGCTGCTCGCCGCCTCCCCGCTCGACGTGATCGCCCTCGGCTTCACCAGCTCCGCCTACGTCCTGGGAGCCGACGGCGAGAAGGAGCTGTTCGACCGGCTCGCCGCGTACACCCGCGGCCTTCCGCTCACCGGCACCACCGTCGCGGCCGTCGCCGGCTTCACCGCCCTCGGGGCCCGCCGTATCGCCCTCGTCAACCCCCCGTGGTTCGACGACGAACTCTCCGCGCTCGGCGCCGACTACTTCACCAAGCAGGGATTCGAGGTCGTCCACCACGGCCCCTGCGGACTGCCCAGCAACCAGAAGCTGATCACTCCCGAGGCGCTGGCGGAGTGGATCCGTTCCACCGTCGCCGAGCACCGTCCCGACGCCGTCCTGGTCGCCGGCAACGGCATCCGCGCCGTCGGTGTCATCGATGCCCTGGAACAGGAGACCGGCATGGCGGTCCTGACCGCCAACCAGGTGCTGTTCTGGCACGCTCTGCACCTGGCCGGCGCGGCCGAGGCCGCGCGCTCCGTCACCGGATACGGCCGCCTGTTCGCCGCCGAGCCCTCCGGCGGCGCGGCATGA
- a CDS encoding hypothetical protein (identified by MetaGeneAnnotator; putative;~sequence version:1) codes for MNALSPEELRRLTAPTDFLDYDTDAVQRFVDDAVTDRAADKRQLAVELYHAVRDDVFYEVYGADLSPQGLKASHTADTLKGFCLHKSALYAAACRAVGIPARVHYGDVRNHLASDRLRAHIGGDVFFHGLNSVHLNGAWVKATPVFNKILCRLYGMKPLDFDGTADSLHHPFDDDGRQNMEFLTDHGGFDDVPYDFVMANMRRKHPGFLDTAGTGTVRGGSLAAEAAR; via the coding sequence TTGAACGCACTCAGCCCCGAGGAACTGCGGCGGCTCACCGCGCCCACCGACTTCCTCGACTACGACACCGACGCCGTCCAGCGCTTCGTCGACGACGCCGTCACCGACCGCGCCGCCGACAAGCGGCAGCTGGCCGTCGAGCTCTACCACGCCGTCCGCGACGACGTGTTCTACGAGGTCTACGGAGCCGACCTGTCCCCGCAGGGACTCAAGGCCAGCCACACCGCCGACACCCTCAAGGGTTTCTGCCTGCACAAGTCCGCCCTGTACGCGGCGGCCTGCCGCGCCGTGGGCATCCCCGCCCGCGTCCACTACGGCGACGTGCGCAACCACCTCGCCTCCGACCGGCTGCGGGCCCACATCGGCGGTGACGTCTTCTTCCACGGCCTCAACTCCGTTCACCTGAACGGCGCCTGGGTCAAGGCCACGCCGGTCTTCAACAAGATCCTGTGCCGGCTGTACGGGATGAAGCCGCTCGACTTCGACGGCACCGCCGACAGCCTCCACCACCCCTTCGACGACGACGGCCGGCAGAACATGGAGTTCCTCACCGACCACGGCGGCTTCGACGACGTCCCCTACGACTTCGTCATGGCGAACATGCGCCGCAAGCACCCCGGTTTTCTCGACACCGCGGGCACCGGCACCGTCCGCGGCGGCTCCCTGGCCGCCGAAGCCGCCCGCTGA